A window of Hippoglossus stenolepis isolate QCI-W04-F060 chromosome 16, HSTE1.2, whole genome shotgun sequence contains these coding sequences:
- the LOC124854959 gene encoding conglutin alpha 2-like — protein MTDGEGRARFQYAECQEGQEEVQEEVRLAIPTPYRNDAPGHDDDPGGGSDEEEEEEKEEIERRRGRRSSRGQGGEWSPEVQEHEEQEPELEVEVGPTLGVRIRAPIRDPDCVSEEEEQQPYPALVPVAFLCLKQTTRPRNWCLRVVCNPYPFPYWKSNPV, from the coding sequence ATGACTGATGGCGAGGGGAGAGCGCGCTTTCAGTACGCAGAGTGCCAGGAGGggcaggaggaggtgcaggaggaggtgaggctCGCCATACCGACGCCCTACAGGAACGATGCCCCGGGTCACGATGATGACCCTGGTGGaggcagtgatgaagaggaggaggaggagaaggaggaaattGAGAGGAGAAGGGGGCGTAGGAGCAGCCGTGGTCAGGGAGGCGAATGGAGTCCTGAGGTTCAGGAGCATGAGGAGCAAGAACCGGAGCTGGAGGTGGAAGTTGGACCAACACTGGGAGTTCGCATCAGGGCTCCTATCCGCGATCCAGACTGCGTctccgaggaggaggagcagcagccgtACCCGGCCCTGGTGCCCGTGGCCTTCCTCTGCTTAAAGCAAACGACCAGGCCTCGAAACTGGTGTCTCCGTGTCGTCTGTAACCCATATCCTTTCCCATACTGGAAATCTAACCCTGTCTGA